In one window of Maribacter sp. BPC-D8 DNA:
- a CDS encoding bifunctional 3-deoxy-7-phosphoheptulonate synthase/chorismate mutase type II: MENSKQMRTWLDDLHLDHPLVIAGPCSAETEEQVLGIARSLKDTDVNYYRAGIWKPRTRPGNFEGVGALGLKWLQKVKAETGMKTATEVANRAHVELALEHDIDLLWIGARSTVSPFIMQELADALKGTDKIVLVKNPVNPDLALWLGGIERLHTAGIKKLGAIHRGFSTYEKTKYRNIPEWQMAIDFKNKFPDLPLINDPSHITGKRDMIFDVSQTALDLNFDGLMIETHHDPDNAWSDAAQQVTPEKLIQIMRDLKIRKESDPEAEYNSELSNLRAQIDVIDNQIIETLGKRMKVSDGIGALKKQKNVAVLQSNRWNQILGAMILEGESKGLSEEFVLRMFKAIHQESINHQEKIVNA; the protein is encoded by the coding sequence ATGGAAAATTCAAAACAAATGAGAACATGGTTGGATGATTTACACCTAGACCATCCACTAGTAATAGCAGGGCCATGTAGTGCGGAAACAGAGGAACAAGTGTTAGGTATAGCACGTTCTCTAAAAGATACCGATGTAAATTATTACAGAGCAGGTATTTGGAAACCTCGTACTCGCCCAGGAAATTTTGAAGGTGTAGGCGCTTTAGGTCTTAAATGGCTTCAAAAGGTAAAGGCTGAAACAGGTATGAAAACTGCAACAGAGGTTGCAAACCGTGCGCATGTTGAGTTAGCATTAGAACATGATATTGATTTATTATGGATCGGAGCAAGATCAACTGTTAGTCCGTTTATCATGCAAGAATTGGCTGATGCCTTAAAAGGTACCGATAAGATTGTATTGGTGAAGAATCCGGTAAATCCAGATTTAGCTTTATGGTTAGGTGGTATCGAAAGATTGCATACTGCAGGTATAAAGAAATTAGGCGCAATACACAGAGGGTTCTCAACGTATGAGAAAACAAAGTATAGAAATATACCAGAGTGGCAAATGGCGATTGACTTTAAAAACAAATTTCCAGATTTACCATTGATCAACGATCCATCGCATATTACAGGTAAGCGTGATATGATTTTTGATGTATCGCAAACGGCTTTAGATTTGAATTTTGACGGACTGATGATTGAAACTCACCATGATCCAGATAACGCATGGAGTGATGCTGCACAGCAGGTTACACCAGAGAAATTGATTCAAATCATGAGAGATCTTAAAATTAGAAAAGAAAGTGATCCAGAAGCAGAATACAATTCAGAATTAAGTAACCTAAGAGCTCAAATTGATGTTATTGACAATCAAATAATAGAGACATTAGGTAAAAGAATGAAAGTATCTGACGGTATTGGAGCACTTAAAAAGCAAAAAAACGTTGCGGTTCTTCAGTCTAACAGATGGAATCAAATTCTAGGTGCAATGATTTTAGAAGGGGAAAGTAAAGGACTAAGTGAAGAGTTTGTTCTTCGTATGTTCAAAGCTATTCACCAAGAGTCTATCAATCACCAAGAGAAGATAGTAAACGCTTAA